A window of the Microplitis mediator isolate UGA2020A chromosome 5, iyMicMedi2.1, whole genome shotgun sequence genome harbors these coding sequences:
- the LOC130667883 gene encoding m7GpppX diphosphatase-like isoform X1, protein METKFMDFNLKEILKNVTPEKKIAIRGKFSNGSKDTNESEDTLVVLERKLEESKFSGDLSLLKKKFFTNPISAEKVFNNDCLEKYHLSLDGESDFTTMTVRNPASRKHIEQFKEPKFFLIEETPELYEEVTLPVIKKKPKKHKKWIYDILEGKAEVDRVIFNDNDEKTGFVLIKDSDWLDDDKENLNLLAIARNDLKSIRELNGTHLPLLKNIKEAGSKAIKEKYGIPAENLRICFHYLPSSYHLHVHFAHFTADNTERVVDRIHLLARVINNIELMPDYYQKATLTIRHCKDKTYKPYQDYLKKKKAT, encoded by the exons ATGGAAACCAAATTTatggattttaatttaaaagaaattttaaaaaatgttacacccgaaaaaaaaatagctatTCGAGGTAAGTTTAGCAATGGGAGTAAAGATACCAATGAGAGTGAAGATACGTTAGTTGTCCTCGAAAGAAAACTCGAAGAAAGCAAATTCTCGGGTGATCTctcattacttaaaaaaaaattttttaccaatcCGATCAGTGCTGAAAAAGTATTTAACAACGATTGTTtggaaaaatatcatttatcccTGGATGGCGAATCTGATT TTACAACTATGACTGTAAGAAATCCTGCCTCACGTAAGCATATTGAACAGTTTAAAGAACCAAAGTTTTTTCTAATTGAAGAGACTCCAGAGCTTTATGAAGAAGTAACTCTTcctgtgataaaaaaaaaaccgaaaaaacataaaaag tggATTTACGATATACTAGAAGGAAAAGCAGAAGTTGATCGAGTGATTTTTAATGACAACGATGAAAAAACAGGATTTGTGTTGATAAAAGATTCGGATTGGCTGGACGATGACAAAGAAAATCTGAATCTTCTTGCAATCgctagaaatgatttgaagtcAATTAGGGAATTAAATGGAACTCATCTtcctttattgaaaaatattaaagaagcTGGCTCTAAAGCTATTAAAGAAAAGTACGGGATACCAGCtgaaaatttaaggatatGTTTTCATTATCTGCCATCTTCTTATCATCTTCATGTTCACTTCGCTCACTTTACTGCAGATAATACAG AGAGAGTAGTAGATCGTATACATCTGTTGGCTAGAGTGATCAATAACATTGAATTGATGCCGGATTACTATCAAAAAGCTACTTTAACAATTCGTCATTGTAAGGATAAGACTTACAAACCGTATCAAGATTATCTTAAGAAAAAGAAAgcaacgtaa
- the LOC130668434 gene encoding m7GpppX diphosphatase-like, which yields MAETTVDLLCKQYNNEQNNKQDNDITSKNKDNDVEQTNDEDHVHESLKDMSNFVVKRILRNNTTQKQIAIEGTFKGCDGSALVVLEKKGFPEEQVLLEQGFFNYETTTKKIYRNDIYRGYDLFPTNEFNGLNATITYPATLKHIEKFTTPEYYTIEETPELYENVTLPMLSNQFSLKWVDNILDGKAEVDRVIFNDKDEKTGFVLVKDLKWNDDISAMYIIAITRQKIKSIRELNETHLPLLKNIKEAGSKAIEEKYNVPANRLRIYFHYQPSYYHLHVHFTAFTVENAGTLVERAHLLSTVISNIEMMPDYYQKATLTFRVCKYDAYKPYEDYLKNGKTGGKTNSDEDDRPTKRARVSI from the exons atggCCGAAACTACTGTTGATTTGTTGTGTAAACAATACaataatgaacaaaataataaacaagacAATGACATTacatcaaaaaataaagacaatGATGTCGAGCAAACTAACGACGAAGATCATGTTCATGAATCACTCAAAGATATGTCaaattttgttgtaaaaagaattttaCGTAATAATACGACTCAAAAACAAATAGCTATTGAAGGAACTTTCAAAGGTTGTGATGGTAGTGCACTAGTTGTCCTCGAGAAAAAAGGATTTCCTGAAGAACAAGTGTTGCTGGAGCAggggttttttaattacgagactactactaaaaaaatataccgcAATGATATTTACAGAGGTTATGATTTATTTCCAACAAACGAATTCAATG GACTTAATGCGACTATAACATATCCTGCTACGCTAAAgcatattgaaaaatttacaacaCCAGAGTATTATACTATTGAAGAGACTCCAGAGCTGTATGAAAATGTTACTCTTCCTATGTTATCAAATCAATTTTCATTGAag tggGTTGACAATATCCTGGATGGAAAAGCAGAAGTTGatcgagtaatttttaatgacaaaGATGAAAAAACAGGATTTGTATTagtaaaagatttaaaatggAATGACGACATATCAGCAAtgtatataattgcaataactagacaaaaaataaagtcaATTAGAGAATTGAATGAAACTCATCTtcctttattgaaaaatattaaagaagcTGGTTCTAAAGCCATTGAAGAAAAGTACAATGTACCGGCCAATAGACtaagaatatattttcattatcagCCGTCTTATTATCATCTACATGTTCATTTCACTGCTTTTACTGTAGAAAACGCAG gtaCGCTAGTAGAACGCGCACATTTGCTGTCTACAGTTATCAGTAACATCGAAATGATGCCGGACTACTACCAAAAAGCTACTCTAACATTCCGTGTTTGTAAATATGATGCTTATAAACCTTATGAAGATTATCTTAAGAATGGAAAAACCGGGGGTAAAACGAACTCCGACGAAGACGACAGGCCGACAAAGCGCGCAAGAGTGTCCATTTGA
- the LOC130667883 gene encoding m7GpppX diphosphatase-like isoform X3: MVKIVTTMTVRNPASRKHIEQFKEPKFFLIEETPELYEEVTLPVIKKKPKKHKKWIYDILEGKAEVDRVIFNDNDEKTGFVLIKDSDWLDDDKENLNLLAIARNDLKSIRELNGTHLPLLKNIKEAGSKAIKEKYGIPAENLRICFHYLPSSYHLHVHFAHFTADNTERVVDRIHLLARVINNIELMPDYYQKATLTIRHCKDKTYKPYQDYLKKKKAT; encoded by the exons Atggtaaaaattg TTACAACTATGACTGTAAGAAATCCTGCCTCACGTAAGCATATTGAACAGTTTAAAGAACCAAAGTTTTTTCTAATTGAAGAGACTCCAGAGCTTTATGAAGAAGTAACTCTTcctgtgataaaaaaaaaaccgaaaaaacataaaaag tggATTTACGATATACTAGAAGGAAAAGCAGAAGTTGATCGAGTGATTTTTAATGACAACGATGAAAAAACAGGATTTGTGTTGATAAAAGATTCGGATTGGCTGGACGATGACAAAGAAAATCTGAATCTTCTTGCAATCgctagaaatgatttgaagtcAATTAGGGAATTAAATGGAACTCATCTtcctttattgaaaaatattaaagaagcTGGCTCTAAAGCTATTAAAGAAAAGTACGGGATACCAGCtgaaaatttaaggatatGTTTTCATTATCTGCCATCTTCTTATCATCTTCATGTTCACTTCGCTCACTTTACTGCAGATAATACAG AGAGAGTAGTAGATCGTATACATCTGTTGGCTAGAGTGATCAATAACATTGAATTGATGCCGGATTACTATCAAAAAGCTACTTTAACAATTCGTCATTGTAAGGATAAGACTTACAAACCGTATCAAGATTATCTTAAGAAAAAGAAAgcaacgtaa
- the LOC130667883 gene encoding m7GpppX diphosphatase-like isoform X2, producing MIVINLKNHPSKDYSKEHSNVLDASLPASSLVDSMVKIVTTMTVRNPASRKHIEQFKEPKFFLIEETPELYEEVTLPVIKKKPKKHKKWIYDILEGKAEVDRVIFNDNDEKTGFVLIKDSDWLDDDKENLNLLAIARNDLKSIRELNGTHLPLLKNIKEAGSKAIKEKYGIPAENLRICFHYLPSSYHLHVHFAHFTADNTERVVDRIHLLARVINNIELMPDYYQKATLTIRHCKDKTYKPYQDYLKKKKAT from the exons AtgatcgtaataaatttaaaaaatcacccTTCTAAGGACTACTCTAAAGAGCATAGCAACGTTTTGGACGCTTCACTTCCTGCTTCAAGTTTGGTTGACAGTAtggtaaaaattg TTACAACTATGACTGTAAGAAATCCTGCCTCACGTAAGCATATTGAACAGTTTAAAGAACCAAAGTTTTTTCTAATTGAAGAGACTCCAGAGCTTTATGAAGAAGTAACTCTTcctgtgataaaaaaaaaaccgaaaaaacataaaaag tggATTTACGATATACTAGAAGGAAAAGCAGAAGTTGATCGAGTGATTTTTAATGACAACGATGAAAAAACAGGATTTGTGTTGATAAAAGATTCGGATTGGCTGGACGATGACAAAGAAAATCTGAATCTTCTTGCAATCgctagaaatgatttgaagtcAATTAGGGAATTAAATGGAACTCATCTtcctttattgaaaaatattaaagaagcTGGCTCTAAAGCTATTAAAGAAAAGTACGGGATACCAGCtgaaaatttaaggatatGTTTTCATTATCTGCCATCTTCTTATCATCTTCATGTTCACTTCGCTCACTTTACTGCAGATAATACAG AGAGAGTAGTAGATCGTATACATCTGTTGGCTAGAGTGATCAATAACATTGAATTGATGCCGGATTACTATCAAAAAGCTACTTTAACAATTCGTCATTGTAAGGATAAGACTTACAAACCGTATCAAGATTATCTTAAGAAAAAGAAAgcaacgtaa
- the LOC130668425 gene encoding coiled-coil domain-containing protein 39, which produces MGGFKDILKDLGWDSGFRIPVANEDNKQLEQEIEKKLKIKNELTVELDNNKNRIDSIDQYIRDIKVEHTYNQKLLTAYIAQYEAENHYEKLFEHNEASIEKELIALEKEKKETGDRIARMKKEIKRLEESLDFSKDIVALNKTKILQLEEILSRDEENEQLLKKVSKFDFKEFKKLDLKRQKLASELEVYKRSVVRMIDEIYEKEVVLERTAKFYTQALDSRRQLIERWTQSVFILRQRDNDIQKIIKEVETLRSVGVEKLKVLTESEEFLESQVNCNRLLEYEIKQVEKILVRARERRSKVEEHLDLFNLEFKSQRRILNELEQKMKNMRIDFNGIRGNIFNKKKQISDCKQRIKDLKTSLSEINNQSVNVEDRTKQLEEMIEKEEKRKFLITSEIKRFQGLMLRTMSRINSLESDRKAIELQEQGELRKIEQFTACQVKEEKQLEEKKESARKLDIVLQNLKIRLGKNNRVVDKEEFERKQNVIEGLQESLNDKKEISKLLLNQMIKLENEIKKVQSALEADRNKLEQVKIKKKNLELLMLGGEKQLKVSVRVNEEKQVAENIMELRVTQAEELMKNTGNRVYNLEQCHVKICAAMKERMTELKALKEALNLKYKVVMSECSELRSLINEKNYQTLHLQSRYDNIMATSNVDNTDGILPATTYLKIQNAQYKYELQERGDKLDATIRKTEQEIKSMENTLKVVNACNDNYKLSLGSVEDDSSKQTIQSEIDKEMCEAAEQMKRKKSQLNIIKNDLALAQENHKKILEDLEKIKEEKEGRQETLAMIEKQINDQKSRLIRADMRLKKLYKDIQRLCECADDDIIILQEKDISTREIEEQNLLGLQRVTEFTIRHVEAEVYVKKLISAKDIVLPSAQHSKPTPAPSLCSTRSSTTSFNQNKKCQLTNVNICRP; this is translated from the exons atggGAGGGttcaaagatattttaaaagatcTAGGATGGGATAGTGGATTTCGAATACCGGTTGCTAATGAAGATAATAAACAACTCGAGCAAGAG attgaaaaaaaattaaaaataaaaaacgaattGACAGTAGAATtagataacaataaaaatcgtATTGATTCAATAGATCAATATATAAGAGATATTAAAGTAGAACACACATACAATCAGAAACTTTTAACAGCTTATATCGCTCAATATGAAGCTGAAAATCATTACGAGAAGTTATTTGAGCACAACGAGGCATCTATTGAAAAAGAACTTATTGCACTtgagaaggaaaaaaaagaaactggAGACCGTATTGCCCGtatgaaaaaagaaataaagagactTGAAGAAAGTcttgatttttcaaaagatattgtgGCTTTgaacaaaactaaaattttacaattggAAGAAATATTGAGTCGTGATGAAGAAAATGAACAATtgctaaaaaaagtttctaaatttgattttaaagaatttaaaaaactcgaTCTCAAGAGACAAAAACTAGCGAGTGAATTAGAAGTCTACAAACGATCTGTTGTTAGAATGATTGATGAAATTTACGAAAAAGAAGTCGTGTTAGAAAGAACCGCTAAGTTTTATACCCAGGCTTTAGATTCGCGGCGACAATTGATTGAAAGATGGACCCAAAGTGTTTTTATTTTGCGTCAACGTGACAACGATattcagaaaataataaaagaggtCGAGACTTTGAGATCCGTGGGtgtggaaaaattaaaagtacttACGGAGTCTGAGGAATTTTTGGAAAGTCAAGTTAATTGCAATAGACTACTGGAGTATGAGATAAAACAAGTTGAGAAAATTTTGGTGCGAGCTAGAGAGAGAAGAAGTAAAGTTGAAGAGCATctagatttatttaatttggaaTTCAAATCGCAGAgaagaattttgaatgaactggaacagaaaatgaaaaatatgagaatTGATTTTAACGGAATAAgaggaaatatttttaataaaaaaaaacaaatcagtGATTGTAAGCAAAGAATCAAAGATTTGAAGACAAGTCTGTCTGAGATCAACAATCAGAGCGTCAATGTTGAAGACAGAACAAAACAACTTGAAGAAATGATTGag AAAGAAGAAAaacgtaaatttttaattacaagcGAAATAAAAAGATTTCAAGGATTGATGCTGAGGACAATGAGTAGAATAAATAGTTTAGAGAGCGATAGAAAAGCAATTGAATTGCAAGAGCAAGGAGAGCTGAGGAAAATCGAACAATTCACGGCGTGTCAAGTTAAGGAAGAGAAGcaattggaagaaaaaaaagagtcTGCTCGCAAACTTGATATCGTGCTGCAAAATCTTAAGATCCGTCTTGGGAAAAATAATAGGGTTGTGGATAAAGAGGAGTTTGAACGTAAGCAAAATGTTATTGAGGGATTACAGGAGTctttgaatgataaaaaagaaatatctAAATTGCTACTCAATCAGATGATTAAACTTGAA aatgaaataaaaaaagtacagaGTGCATTAGAAGCAGATCGTAATAAACTTGAGCAagttaagataaaaaaaaaaaaccttgaGTTATTAATGCTCGGAGgtgaaaaacaattaaaagtttCTGTACGTgttaatgaagaaaaacaagTTGCTGAGAATATTATGGAGCTGAGAGTCACCCAAGCTGAagaattgatgaaaaatacTGGTAACCGGGTTTATAACTTGGAACAATGTCACGTAAAAATTTGTgct GCAATGAAAGAAAGAATGACCGAATTAAAAGCTTTAAAAGAAGcgcttaatttaaaatataaagttgtGATGAGCGAGTGTTCGGAATTACGATCATTgatcaacgaaaaaaattatcagacgttaCATCTACAGTCGCGGTACGATAATATTATGGCAACATCTAATGTTGATAACACGGATGGCATTTTACCAGCGACgacttatttgaaaattcaaaatgctCAGTACAAGTATGAGTTGCAAGAACGAGGGGATAAATTGGACGCGACTATCAGGAAAACGGAACAAGAGATCAAAAGTATGGAGAATACACTGAAAGTTGTCAATGCttgtaatgataattataaattgtcacTGGGTTCGGTTGAGGACGACAGCTCCAAGCAGACGATTCAGAGCGAAATAGATAAAGAAATGTGTGAAGCTGCTGAACAAATGAAGAGGAAAAAATCCCAGCTGAATATTATCAAGAATGATCTTgcg ctGGCGCAggaaaatcataaaaaaatattagaagatctagaaaaaattaaagaagaaaaagagGGAAGACAAGAGACACTTGCGATGatagaaaaacaaattaatgatCAGAAGAGCCGGCTAATTAGAGCGGAcatgagattaaaaaaattgtacaaaGATATTCAGAGGCTTTGCGAGTGCGCTGATGACGACATTATCATTTTGCAAGAG aaaGACATCTCGACGCGAGAAATAGAAGAACAAAATCTCCTCGGTCTACAGCGAGTTACAGAGTTTACTATTCGCCACGTAGAAGCTGAAGTCTacgttaaaaaattgatatccGCTAAAGATATTGTTCTACCTAGTGCTCAGCACAGTAAACCAACTCCGGCACCCAGTCTATGTTCTACCCGCAGTTCTACTACTtcttttaatcaaaataaaaaatgccaACTTACTAATGTCAACATTTGTCGGccgtaa